Proteins found in one Trichoplusia ni isolate ovarian cell line Hi5 chromosome 14, tn1, whole genome shotgun sequence genomic segment:
- the LOC113500450 gene encoding short neuropeptide F: protein MSPSCVFALAVCGLAAICTLPVANAQALVSPYESSAVSDSQNGWGALGGLYALLAQHDALGGHALARKSVRSPSRRLRFGRRSDPDMPPQAPLDEMNELLSLREVRSPVRLRFGRRSEERAVPHIFPQEEQDRAVRAPSMRLRFGRRSDNNMFLLPFESAVPQEVKASGSVEDDRQQE from the exons ATGTCTCCGAGTTGCGTGTTCGCGCTTGCGGTCTGCGGTCTGGCAGCGATCTGCACTTTGCCCGTAGCTAACGCACAGGCGCTCGTCTCGCCATATGAAT CATCAGCGGTGTCGGACAGTCAGAACGGCTGGGGCGCGCTCGGCGGGCTGTACGCGCTGCTGGCGCAGCACGACGCGCTCGGCGGGCACGCGCTCGCGCGCAAGTCCGTGCGCTCTCCCTCCCGCCGGCTGCGCTTCGGCCGCCGCTCCGACCCCGACATGCCACCTCAGGCTCCC CTGGATGAGATGAACGAGCTGCTCTCCCTGCGCGAGGTCCGCAGCCCCGTGCGCCTGCGCTTCGGCCGCCGCTCCGAGGAACGCGCCGTGCCCCACATCTTCCCCCAGGAG GAGCAGGACCGCGCCGTGCGAGCCCCGTCCATGCGTCTCCGCTTCGGCCGCCGATCAGACAACAACATGTTCTTACTGCCCTTCGAG TCCGCCGTGCCCCAGGAAGTGAAAGCCAGCGGCTCCGTAGAAGACGACAGACAACAAGAATAA